The DNA segment CCCCAATGCCTGTATCTTCGACTTTGATTTTGACCATGCCGGGGAAATTGCGACCGTTACGGTGAACATCCCTCAACACCAACTCTACGCTGACGGTCACCCCACCTTCGTGGGTGAATTTCATGGCATTCCCCACAAGATTGAGCAAAATCTGGAAGGTTCGTTGCTCGTTGGAATAAAGGATAATGTCGTCGTAGGTATTCGGCACCACAATATTCCACTCAAGATTTTTATTTTGTGCCTGGGGACGAGCAAAGTTATCTACGTTTTTCAGGACTTCAGATAGGCTAACGGCATCTAAATCAATTTCAATTTTGCCTGCTTCAATTTTGGCAATATCTAAAATATCGTTGATTAGATTGAGTAAGTGAATCGCACTTTTGTAGGCCTCGCCGACAAATTCTAGTTCTTCTTCGCGGTCATCGGCCATGTCGTCCAAAATCAACTTTAAAAAGCCGATAATGCCGTTTAGGGGTGTCCGTAATTCGTGGGTTGTACTGGCAAGGAAATCACTTTTTAGGCGAGAGGCTTCGGTGGCGGCTTGGTTGGCTTGTTCTAGTTCGTGGTAAAGGGTTGCATGGGCGATCGCCGTGCCTAGCTGTTCCGCCAGTTCTTGGGTGAGTTCCTTTTCTCCTTCACTCCAGAGGCGCAGATTGTCACATTGCTGCAAACAAATAAAACCATTAACTTTATTTTGGTATAGCGTTGGCACAACAAAGGCGGACTGACTATCACCTAAAGCGTCTGTCAGATAGTCAACATCAATGGCTTCACGACTTTGTACCGCGTGCTCTAGCAAAGGGCTATCCGGCGATCGCCACTGCACCCCTAAAACAGAAATCACATCACTATGACGATATTCAGCGGCCACCTGAAAGGAATGGGACTCTTCGTCATAGGACAACAATAAACAACGGCTGACATTAAGGGCTTTCCCTAAACCGGTAACGGCTTCTTGGCGAATGGCAATCAGATCCAGCGTGCTACGAATTTTTCGGGCAATACTGGTCAGTACTTTTTGATAAGGATCCGGTTGGCGGGGCAGGCTCGGTTGTTGGGTTAGGGAGCTATCACTCGTGGGGAGTTGGTGGGCGATCGCAATGAGTTGTTGGACACCACCATTGGGCTGAAAAATCGGCGTGAGATTAATCTCTACAGGCAAAGGGCGATCGCCAACCTCAAATAAACAAGTGACCTGCTCTGGCAAATTGCGCTCAAAAACACGGTCAGTCACCTGTTTAAGTTTTTCCTGCTGCTCAGTTTGAAACCAATCCAAAATCGGTGCGCCGACAATTTCCTGACTATCTAACCCAAAATTCGTAGCATCCCGCCAAAAGAAACCAGTACAAATGCCCTGCTTATCCTGAAGCCAAATCAGTTCAGCACCTAGTGCCTGCCAATACTGCAAATGGAGTTCGTTACCAGAAGCAAGATTTGAAGTGGTCGCCTTCATTCTTTCTGTACCTAGAGAATTTATAAGATACTGCCAAGTCCCATTTACTCATCCTAATCGGTGAACGCTCACAAAGGCTCGAGGAATTTACAGACAATCAATCATTCGGTATTCGATCAATATTTACTGGGAACAATGACTCATAGTAGTTGTGCACACCATCATGGTTTTTTCCTCGATATCAAGCACCAACTTAACAAAATAAATTTGCTTTGGCTCGACATTAGATTTAAACCAAAACAGGACTTCATTCACTATTTTATTTTTCGGAGACAAGTATTGACATGGCTATGGAATTTTGATCACGAGGATTGCTTGCGATCAGCGATGACACAAATTGCCGAGCCTAGTCGTTCCACTCACCTTTCGGGGGAACGGGAGGATTGCGACGTAATCGACGCGTTAGTTCGTCATCACGGACTCTTTCGCCCCGTAACCACTGTTTGACGGCTGTTTCAATCACTTTACTGGGATCGTTAGTTAAATGTTTAATTTGCTCTAAAACGTCCGGATCAAGCTGGATGGCAACCTCTGTTTTCTCAGTATTTTTTTGTGTGTCGATGGAGTTATTTTCCATAGGTTGTGGGGAACGGGTTAAGTGATATTTTAACAAACTACGTTCCCGCAGTTGCTCGGAAATGTCTAGGGGAGACTGTTTCTGTATCAATATTTGTTAACGCAGGTTAAGGGCAGCGATCGCCCTTTTTTTCTGTTGATCAACTCGCTTGGGCGATCGCCGGTGCAGAGGCAGCAAGATGGGCAGTGGGGAAACCCCGCTCAAATTCAGTCATCTTACAGTCTGTCGCCTGGAGCGCCTGTTGTAAAAATTCCATCGCTTTAACAGGCTTGCCCGCACCACAAAAAAATAAATCGGCGGCGAAATAGCCATGTTCAGGCCAAGTATGAATGGCGATATGGGATTCAGCTAAGGTGGCAGTCGCTGTCACACCGTGGGGACTAAATTGATGTACGCACAAATCGATAAGGGTTGCTTCGCCGGCGGCGATCGCCGCGATCATTGCTTGACGGATGCCTTCTGGATCATTTAACAAATCAGCAGGAGAGCCCCAGCCGTCCACCACAAGGTGTGTTCCCAATTTTTTCATTCTCTTTATCCTTACACTCCAAAATGGATGAACAAATGAATAGCATAGAGATCGACAATAACCCCTAGGACTACCCGCCCCCAGTTTAGCCGCAATATTTTCAGATTGGCAGACAAGCACATCCATCAGGAACACCCAACGACTTGTTATACTGTGCTGATAAAAAATGTCACTCACCACTTTAAAGTCTTAGCACCTGATGCAGCCCACTGACCCCAGTAAATTTACCGAACAAGCTTGGGATGCGATCGTCAAGTCACAAGAGGTCGCCCGTCGCTACAGAAACCAAAATCTAGAGGTAGAACATTTACTGCTTTCTCTACTGGAGCAAGAGGATGGTACCGCTGCAGGTCTTTTACAGCAAACCACCATTGACCCGGTACGGTTACAGCAACAAGCAGAGCGCTTCACCAAGCAACAGCCGAAATTATTGCGTGGCGACCAACTTTACCTTGGGCAACAGCTTGATACCTTGTTAGATCGTTCTGAAGCTTGTCGTGTCAGTTGGCAGGATCAGCTCATCGCCGTCGAACATTTGTTAGTGGGCTTTGCGGAGGATGACCGCTTTGGACGACGTGTACTACGGGGGTTTAATCTCGATCCTCAAGATCTAGAGGCAAAAATCAAAGAGGTACGCACACCCCAAGTTACGCCAGAGGGGGAAGAGACAGACTTTGCAAGCGATAGCCGCGACGATGGCAGACGCAGCGCTCTGAATAAATTTGGTCGTGACTTAACGGAGCAAGCCAGAGATGGCAAACTTGATCCAGTCATTGGGCGAGATGATGAAATTCGCCGGGTCATTCAGGTGTTATCCCGCCGCTCAAAAAATAATCCTGTTTTAATCGGTGAGCCGGGTGTCGGCAAGACGGCGATCGCCGAAGGATTAGCCCAACGCATCGTTAATGGCGACGTACCCGAATCCCTGAAAGACCGCCAACTGATGTCCCTTGATATGGGGTCATTGATTGCCGGAGCAAAATATCGCGGTGAATTTGAAGCCCGTTTACGCTCTGTCCTCAAAGAAGTCACCCATTCTGATGGCCAAATTATTCTTTTTATCGACGAAGTCCATACCGTTGTCGGTGCAGGTGGCGGCAATGGCACCATGGATGCCGGCAACTTACTCAAACCAATGTTGGCGCGGGGAGAACTACGGTGTATTGGCGCGACAACCCTCGACGAATTCCGCAAAAATATTGAAAAAGACCCAGCCCTAGAACGACGTTTCCAGCAAGTTCTCGTCAAACAGCCCACCGCCGAAGACACCATTTCAATTTTACGGGGCTTAAAGGAACGCTATGAGCGTCACCACGGTGTGAATATTACCGACTCCGCATTAGTTGCCGCGGCGACCCTATCAAACCGCTATATTACTGATCGCTTTCTCCCAGATAAGGCGATCGATCTCGTCGATGAAGCTGCGGCCAAGCTCAAAATGGAAATCACCTCCAAGCCCGTTGAACTAGAAATCATTGACCGTCGTCTAATGCAGTTGCAAATGGAGCAATTATCCCTTAAAGGCGAAGAACAACTTGGCGCAAATTCTCCGGCCTATCTAGCCTCAAAAGAACGACTAGAGCGCATTGACGAAGAAATTGGGGAACTGGAAGTGCAGCAAAAAGACCTCTCTTCCCAATGGCTTGCCGAGAAAAATTTGATTGACGAAATTAATGAGCTAAAGGAAGAAGAGGAGCAACTCCGCCTCCAAATCGAACAGGCAGAACGAGCCTATGACCTCAACAAAGCGGCTCAACTCAAGTACGGTCGCCTTGAAGGGTTGCAGGAAGAGATGACCGCCAAAGAAGAAAAGCTATTGGCGATTCAGGCGGCGGGTGATGCTATGTTACGAGAGCAAGTCACCGAATCTGATATTGCAGAAATTGTGGCACGGTGGACAGGCATTCCAGTCAATCGATTAATGGAATCTGAGCGACAAAAACTACTCCAACTAGAAGGCCACCTCCACAAACGTGTAATCGGTCAACAGGAAGCCGTTGAAGCGGTTGCGGCGGCAATTCGTCGGGCAAGGGCTGGCATGAAAGATCCCAGTCGTCCCATTGGTTCTTTTATGTTTATGGGGCCAACGGGTGTCGGTAAAACAGAGTTGGCACGGGCATTGGCGGCTTTTCTCTTTGACAGCGAAGATGCCATGGTGCGCATCGACATGTCGGAATATATGGAGAAGCATGCCGTTTCCCGGTTAATTGGTGCGCCTCCGGGATATGTGGGCTATGAAGAAGGGGGGCAGTTATCTGAAGCGGTGCGTCGTCGTCCTTATTCGGTGGTATTACTGGATGAGGTGGAAAAAGCCCATAAGGATGTTTTCAATATTTTGTTGCAGGTGCTCGATGATGGTCGCATCACCGATTCCCAAGGTCGCACGGTGGATTTCCGCAATACGATCATTGTGATGACCAGTAATATCGGTAGTGAATTTATCCTAAATCTTTCGGGAGACGACACGAAATACGACCAGATGCAGCAGAAGGTAAAGGGTTCGTTGCGCAAGCGTTTCCGGCCTGAGTTTTTAAATCGGATTGATGAGCTGATTATTTTCCATACTCTCAAACGAGATGAGCTAAAAGAAATTGTTAAGCTCCAAATTAAGCGCATTGAGAAGTTACTGGCAGAGCAAAAGATTTCCTTAGAGCTGACCGATGCGGCTCTCGATCATGTGGTTGAAGCTGGTTATGAGCCAACCTTTGGGGCAAGGCCTCTAAAGCGTGCTATTCAGCGGGAGCTAGAAAACCCCATTTCTACAAAAATTTTGGAGGCTGATTTTGCGGATGGCGATCGCATCATTGCAGACTGCGTTGATGAGGTGCTCATTTTCACAAAGGCGGAAAAACTCACTGACACCAACTCTCCTGTTGAGGTGGTTGAGCCACAGGAGACTCTAAAGATCGATAACAGTTCAGAGGTAGGAGTTCTTACTACTGTTGTTGCAGAAACCATGTCAGAAACAGATCTACCGGAGGATGTTGCACCGCAGGAGCCGGAGATTATCTCGGTAGCAGAGCTTACCGACGACGACAGATCTGAGGTGTCATCGGAATCTGAGCCTGTGATTGAAGTAGCAACAGAGTCGGTGACTGATCTAGGTGAGACAACATCTGCCATGGCAACGAATGACTCTGGGGCAACAATGGAGGCGATCGCCCCGACAGAAGACGAGGAAGTCCCAGAAACAAGTAACTGGCTTGATGAGGATCTAGATGAATTTGAAGCAACACCAGTTTCGGTTGACAATGAATTGCCAGAGTCCGGCGATCGCGACATTAGTACTGACGGTGAGACTCATGATCAAGACATAACGCCAGAAGACTCTGAACCAGCTTTAGCGGGAGTTGATCCCGAAGAAGAGTGGATTTAATTTAGCAAAATCTCCACGGAGTAATATGGGGGTTTAAACATGTTACAACCCCCACTAATCTTGCCGACCACGACTATAAGCCCCATCATGGCTGCATATTGTCGATTATTATTCTTGCTCGCTGGACAGGAAAACGAGTGAGTCATTTACTTATCTGACTTCACGTTCCCAAATGTACCAATCGGGATAAACATATACCCAATAACCTTCAGCGCCATACTCGCCACACCAGCTACCGCCACTCCAGTAACCATAGTCATAGTACTCGCCATAGGTATCACCATCTTCATAGCAGGTAAGAACTTGAGCTAGCTCAGTATATTTACCATTCACCGTCGCGAGATTGTCAATGGCGGCATCGTCGGTTCTATTGTCATAGCGCCAAACATACCAGGTTGGAAAATCATAAACCCAATAGCCTTCTTCGGCATACTGATCGCCGCAGATATAGTCTCCTCCTTCCCAGTAGCCATAGTTATTGAAACTGCCGTACTCAGCTTCTGCGCGAGGACAATAAATAGTTTGTACTAAATCTTCATAGCGTCCGTTGACTGATGCACGGGCACTCTGAGCTTGGTTGTCATTATTCCAGACATACCAGTAGGGATATTCATAAACCCAATAGCCTTCTTCGGCATATTGATCGCCACAGATATAGTCGTTTCCTTCCCAATACCCGTAATGGTTGTAGCTGCCATACTCATCACGAGCTTGGGGACAGTTCATTTTCTGGATCAACTCTGAGTAACGTCCGTTAACAGAGGGGGAGGCGACGGCAGGCATGACAGATGTAAAGGCTGTTACTGTGGCGATCGCCGCAACAGAAAGCTTAGTCGAAATTGTTTTAAACATGATTCATTTCCACCACAAAAATTTGGGACCGTTACGAGCACGGCACTCCACTACCCATGCTTCAATTATGGCGAAGGGATTTACGGATTTCGAGACTTTTAAAGTTATGTAAGGTACTATCCCTACCACAGGAAAGGGGCGATCGCCGTCAGTCAAAATAAACCCCTAACATTCAGACAACAAAACTAGAACCTGCAATGGTGACACCGCGAAGGGGAGGGAGATGGCCTGAGGCCATGAATATCGAGAAGGCCTAGGTGGGCATTTAGTAAAAAGCAAATTTCTCCCTATCGCCCTATCTGCGCGTCTCCCCCATTTCTAAAGATGAATTGATTCTTTAGCAGTATCTATTTGTTGGAAAAAGACCAGATATACCAGTCGGGGTAGGAATATACCCAATATCCTTCAGTCGCAAAGGTGTTACACCATCGGCGACTATCCCCATAGCCATAGTCATGGTAGTAGCCATACTCCGGTAAATCCTGTGGACAATATAGGATTTGGAGTAAACCACCATAATCTCCATAGGCAGAAGCTGACGGGGGAATTTTATTGGCCCAAATATACCAATGCGGATAGGAGTATACCCGATATCCTGCAACGCCATATTTGCCACACAAATCCCCACCCAACCAATAACCAGAATCGTAATAGTCGCCATAGGAGGAAAGGTCATCAGGACAGTCTAAAACCTGAATCAAATCTTGATATGAATTTCCCCCGGGTTGGACTTGAGCCCATATAGGTATCGATATCCACATCGATGTGGTGGCGATCGCCATGGTAGAAAGACTCACCCAAATTTTTTTAAACATGTTGATCCACCCAGAAAAAACAGACACAATCACAAACAAAATACTTTCCCATTGTCATCCTGATTTTGGCGGGGAAATATATAAATTGTGAATTTTTTTTGAGACTTTTTTTCGAACTTTGAATATTGTGTAAAGAGTCCCATCCTTGCCAAATAAATAAAATATGCTCAAGGCCATTAAAGTTAAGACATCTAATGGACTTTAAAGCCTTATCCTGCCTCGATTTAACCTGTTCAATCCCGACTAATTCTGCTGACAATGACGATGATCAAAAGGCGATCGCCCGATTTCGACAAAGCCAATCCATAAAAAAATCTCCCAACAATTTGTTATTGCTGGGAGGTCAGGAGTTGTTAGTGAAGGCCTCAGGACTTAACTTTGCAAATCTAGTCCTCAGTTTTTGGCTTAGGACGGGGGACAGGACGAGCGCGGGCGGTTGAACCAGACGCTTTACCGTCACCTTGTCCTGGAATTTGGGGCTTCCCTTTAAACTTATTGTTAAAGCGACGACCACCGGATTTTTTACGATTATTGCGAATTAAACCAATATCTTCGCAGGTCTGGATATTCAGCACATTATCAATGAGCTTGGCCGTTAAATCATAAAAATGATTGACTGGACGTTCCGGCAGCGCACCATGGAGCTGAACCTTAAAGAACTTGGGCTTTTCCCCTTCTTTTTTTGGCGACTGACGGATTTTGACAATTACTTTTTTAGACTCTGCGTCGTAGAAAATCACTTGGCCACGAATAGAAAAATAGCCATCTTCCACTTCTTCGCTACTAGGGACATCCTCATCAGTTTCGGGGTCAACTTCGTCATCGAGATTTTCTGGTTCCCACACACCCAAAATTTGGAGATGGAGATGATTGTCATCTTGGCGAGTGCGAGGATAAACAACCCAAACATGTTCTTGCTCTAGGTCGATGTGATTTTTAACGAGGCTGATCACACGTCCGAGAAGAACGGCTTCGATATCACCGTCAGTTGTTTTAATGTTGCCTTTACTGAGCTGCTCGGCTTCGTCGGGCGTATATTTGCCGCGCACAATGCCGATCGCACGATATTGACGGGGGTGGCTAGCAGGCGGAATGGGATGGTTACGCTGTTTCGGCTCATCTGAAGCGAGTACGGGTTTGGTGGGGGAACTCGATGCAGGTAGATGGGTAGATTCAGACACGGGCTTATCCAAAGTTTCTCAACAAGTAAGGGCTAACAACAAAAATGGCTGTCTAGATCGTTTTACTGTAGACAGCGGCGGGGGCGATCGCCCTAATGAGCGATAGGATAGGGGTAAACCTTTAGAACTCAGGGAATCCAAGGGTAAAGACCTTCCAGCGCCTGCCTATTGTACTCAATGCAGTGACAGAGATGATAAATCAGCAAAATTTAGATAGAATTTTCCCAAGTTATTGGATTTTCTGCTAAGTTTTCGCTATCTACGCCCCCGTTGTCCTTTACATTATTGCCCAGCCATGACAAGCAAAGTCGTCGAAAAGTATTACCGTCCCCACCCTTGGGTCTACGGCGTTTCAGGTTTATTGCTCCTGATGGCAGGGGTCTTGTTCTTCCTGCCCAGATTTGATCAGTGGGTGATGGAAAAACGTATTGCGGCGGCGACAGAAGCGCAACTTAACGAAACGGTAGAGGATCCGGCGATCGCCGTTTTAGAAAAAGAAGCCCAGAGCTATGAAGTGTGGCTTCAGAAAGAACCGAATAACGAAAAAGCATTGCGTGGTTTACTTGATACTCGTTTGCAGTTAGGTGATATTAGCGGCGCGGTTGCTCCCTTAGATCAGTTGGCACAGCTTAATCAAGGCAACGAAGACTATGCCATTTTGCTCGGTCAGGTGAAGCAAAGGGCGAAGGACTACGAAGGGGCAGCAGCAGAGTTTAAAAAGATTCTTTTATTAGATCCGACTAATGTCAAAGCTTTACAAGGCATGGTGGATTTGATGCTTGAGCAAAATCGCCCTGAAGGTGCCATCGGTTTACTGCAACAGACCCTCAAGGATATGGGCAAGCCCCAAGAAGATCAAACCATCGAAATTGACCCCGAAAAGGTTACCTCCATTCAGCTGATGCTCGGTCAAATCTATGTGGATCAAGAACGCACCACTGAGGCGATCGCCATTTACGAACAAGCAGCAGCCATTAATCGCACCGATTTTCGTCCCGTTTTAGCCAAGGCGATGGTCTTAAAGGATCAGGGCAAAGACGCTCAGGCAAAACCCCTCTTCACCACAGCAATTACATTAGCCCCTGCAAAATATCGCGATCAAATTAAAGAAATGGCAGTCTTTGATCAAACAGAACTAGAAGTCATTGAAAATATGGAAAACACCACGGCAAAGCCTACTCCAGAAGTCAATACTTCTACCTCTGCCACAACCGAATAGAACCGACTCTCTACCGACTTTTCTCGACTGTACCCAATAGCTGGAACTGCCACCTTAGGTAACGTGAGTTTTGCTTAAGCATGCTCGGAAGTACGACGCGGTGAATGGGAGAGCGAGAGAGAGGGAGATGTTTTTATGCAAACAATCCTCGCTTTCAAAAAATGCAAATTTTCGTTGCTTCCCCCTGTCTCTCCCTCTCCGTGTCTCCTTTTCTCTAAAGAATTTTGGCTACATTCTTATCCATAACTGACGTTAGGTAAGATTTTGAAGCACAATCATAGCGACAAAAACCGGCTCACCATGCCCCGATCCTCTGCGAACAAATAGCTAAATCAACAGACTGCTTGTTTGCTTTTTTACGACGGGGCTAAGTTCCCATCTTGCAATGATGCTCGATATTTTTTGGTCAGCACCATTACTTAAAGATTGCTCCCAATACCTTTAGCAATACCGACGCACATCTTCTTGGCAAGTATCAGACAAATAACAGAGGGCTCGAAATCGCAAGCTCACGACTTCTTCATATAAAGGATTTAATTTGCATAGCGGGGGAATATGAAGCGTTAGGCCAAAACATTCAATATCGCGTGCGAAAGGGCATTGCATCGGAATGAGTTGGCATAGAAAATGAGCCACCCTAGCATTTTTTATTTCGACTCCATCTAACCACTGGCGACATTGGTCTAACACTGATTGAGATATGGTGTTTGCAGAGAAGATTAGTTTCGTAAAACCACTTAAAACTTGAAGGGGGTAAAACATTTTTAACCTCAACTTACATCTCTTTTCTTACTTGCCTCCCAGCATATCTATAATTCAAAAATATTGATAGATGGTTAAAATATAAATTTCATTTATCATTAATAGCTTTTGCTTAACTTTGTTAGTAGCGGGGTTGTTCTGGCTGGTGCGGGGTTATGGTTATCTCTGCTCTCAAAGTCGCTATCACTAATTTGTGATGTCATGTTTGCCGATGTAATGTCTGTTTTGTTGTTTATTTTTTTGTTGTTTATTTAATGTTGGATGACTATTGAACACCGTTTAAATCAATTGCGATCGCAGCTCCAGAAAGCCGCCTATGCCTACTATGTTTTGGATAATCCGATCATGGAGGACTCGGTTTATGACAAACTCTACCGGGAATTAGAAGGGTTAGAAAAAGAATATCCGCTGCTGATTACACCGGATAGTCCGACTCAACGGGTCGGCGATCGCCCGGCGGCTCAGTTTGTCAGTGTGAAGCATAATATTCCGCTGTATAGTCTGGAAAATGCTTTTGATTTTGAGGAACTGCAGCAGTGGGAACAGAAGTGGCAACGGGCACTTGAAGGCGAAACTCCAGAACATTCAGGCTATGTTTGCGAGCTGAAAATCGATGGCTCGGCGATCGCCCTAACCTATGAAGATGGTCTTTTGGTGCGAGGGGCAACGCGTGGTGATGGGGTGACCGGGGAAGAAATCACTCAAAATATTCGCACTATTCGAACGATTCCGTTGCGGTTAAATCTTGACAATCCACCGCCAAGAGTTGAGGTGCGGGGCGAAGCGTTTTTGCCCTTAGATACCTTTGAAGAGATTAACCAAGAACGAGAAAAGGCTGGCGAAAACCTTTTTGCAAATCCTCGAAATGCCGCTGCTGGAACCTTAAGGCAATTGGACTCGCGCATTGTGGCGGAGCGC comes from the [Limnothrix rosea] IAM M-220 genome and includes:
- a CDS encoding Mo-dependent nitrogenase C-terminal domain-containing protein, producing MFYPLQVLSGFTKLIFSANTISQSVLDQCRQWLDGVEIKNARVAHFLCQLIPMQCPFARDIECFGLTLHIPPLCKLNPLYEEVVSLRFRALCYLSDTCQEDVRRYC
- the clpB gene encoding ATP-dependent chaperone ClpB; this encodes MQPTDPSKFTEQAWDAIVKSQEVARRYRNQNLEVEHLLLSLLEQEDGTAAGLLQQTTIDPVRLQQQAERFTKQQPKLLRGDQLYLGQQLDTLLDRSEACRVSWQDQLIAVEHLLVGFAEDDRFGRRVLRGFNLDPQDLEAKIKEVRTPQVTPEGEETDFASDSRDDGRRSALNKFGRDLTEQARDGKLDPVIGRDDEIRRVIQVLSRRSKNNPVLIGEPGVGKTAIAEGLAQRIVNGDVPESLKDRQLMSLDMGSLIAGAKYRGEFEARLRSVLKEVTHSDGQIILFIDEVHTVVGAGGGNGTMDAGNLLKPMLARGELRCIGATTLDEFRKNIEKDPALERRFQQVLVKQPTAEDTISILRGLKERYERHHGVNITDSALVAAATLSNRYITDRFLPDKAIDLVDEAAAKLKMEITSKPVELEIIDRRLMQLQMEQLSLKGEEQLGANSPAYLASKERLERIDEEIGELEVQQKDLSSQWLAEKNLIDEINELKEEEEQLRLQIEQAERAYDLNKAAQLKYGRLEGLQEEMTAKEEKLLAIQAAGDAMLREQVTESDIAEIVARWTGIPVNRLMESERQKLLQLEGHLHKRVIGQQEAVEAVAAAIRRARAGMKDPSRPIGSFMFMGPTGVGKTELARALAAFLFDSEDAMVRIDMSEYMEKHAVSRLIGAPPGYVGYEEGGQLSEAVRRRPYSVVLLDEVEKAHKDVFNILLQVLDDGRITDSQGRTVDFRNTIIVMTSNIGSEFILNLSGDDTKYDQMQQKVKGSLRKRFRPEFLNRIDELIIFHTLKRDELKEIVKLQIKRIEKLLAEQKISLELTDAALDHVVEAGYEPTFGARPLKRAIQRELENPISTKILEADFADGDRIIADCVDEVLIFTKAEKLTDTNSPVEVVEPQETLKIDNSSEVGVLTTVVAETMSETDLPEDVAPQEPEIISVAELTDDDRSEVSSESEPVIEVATESVTDLGETTSAMATNDSGATMEAIAPTEDEEVPETSNWLDEDLDEFEATPVSVDNELPESGDRDISTDGETHDQDITPEDSEPALAGVDPEEEWI
- a CDS encoding sensor histidine kinase; translated protein: MKATTSNLASGNELHLQYWQALGAELIWLQDKQGICTGFFWRDATNFGLDSQEIVGAPILDWFQTEQQEKLKQVTDRVFERNLPEQVTCLFEVGDRPLPVEINLTPIFQPNGGVQQLIAIAHQLPTSDSSLTQQPSLPRQPDPYQKVLTSIARKIRSTLDLIAIRQEAVTGLGKALNVSRCLLLSYDEESHSFQVAAEYRHSDVISVLGVQWRSPDSPLLEHAVQSREAIDVDYLTDALGDSQSAFVVPTLYQNKVNGFICLQQCDNLRLWSEGEKELTQELAEQLGTAIAHATLYHELEQANQAATEASRLKSDFLASTTHELRTPLNGIIGFLKLILDDMADDREEELEFVGEAYKSAIHLLNLINDILDIAKIEAGKIEIDLDAVSLSEVLKNVDNFARPQAQNKNLEWNIVVPNTYDDIILYSNEQRTFQILLNLVGNAMKFTHEGGVTVSVELVLRDVHRNGRNFPGMVKIKVEDTGIGVALDKQDKLFQSFSQVTGGHTRKYSGTGLGLAISKKLVEAIGGKVSFYSMGENLGSTVTFSMPLNQKPLLKNDPTDDPQVIV
- the speD gene encoding adenosylmethionine decarboxylase, with the translated sequence MKKLGTHLVVDGWGSPADLLNDPEGIRQAMIAAIAAGEATLIDLCVHQFSPHGVTATATLAESHIAIHTWPEHGYFAADLFFCGAGKPVKAMEFLQQALQATDCKMTEFERGFPTAHLAASAPAIAQAS
- a CDS encoding tetratricopeptide repeat protein yields the protein MTSKVVEKYYRPHPWVYGVSGLLLLMAGVLFFLPRFDQWVMEKRIAAATEAQLNETVEDPAIAVLEKEAQSYEVWLQKEPNNEKALRGLLDTRLQLGDISGAVAPLDQLAQLNQGNEDYAILLGQVKQRAKDYEGAAAEFKKILLLDPTNVKALQGMVDLMLEQNRPEGAIGLLQQTLKDMGKPQEDQTIEIDPEKVTSIQLMLGQIYVDQERTTEAIAIYEQAAAINRTDFRPVLAKAMVLKDQGKDAQAKPLFTTAITLAPAKYRDQIKEMAVFDQTELEVIENMENTTAKPTPEVNTSTSATTE